In Thermosulfurimonas sp. F29, the sequence ATGTACTCAGGCTTTGGGTATCTGTCAATATCATAGCTTGAGTACCGATTAAGCTCTCGGAGAATTTGGTCTCACCCCTTTATGGGGCGTTCTGTTTTCCGGGATCTGCTCCGGAAGGGCAGAGATTGAAGTGAGCGGAGATCAGCTGGTGTTAAAATTGAAATCCTAATTGCCTCACGAGAAAATCTATTTGAAATGGGATTCCCGGGATGGCCGGATGCTCCGGTACCCTCTCGTACGGCGTCTTCGGCTCCTCGTAAATCTTCTTAACCTTGCTCCCTATACGCCTCTTCTCAATCAGCTTCACTGAAGGCTGAAAGACCTCCGGAACCTCCAGGCCTTCCTCCTTATCATAATCATACCGAAAATAGCCAAAAATATCTTCGGGCTACCGTCCGGTGCTTCTCCCACCCGACAATCCTGAGACCACTTGAGAAGATGATGGCGGTTGGGATCGGCCACGAGGTCAAACTCCTTATCGGGCATAATTCTCCTCCCCTGGAGGATGCTTTGGGGAGGAGGTTAAAGGTTTTCGAGCAGATTTTTAAATGAGGCAATTCGGAGGCTTGGAAATTTCGTTACAAGACCGTAAAATGGTACCGGTATGCGGCGCAATCCGTTTGAGATACTGGGACTTTCCCCGAAAATAGTGAAGGAGCTGGACGAGGAAAATCTCTTTCGCCTGGTGAGGGCCTGTTATCGTGCTCTCCAGCAGGTCCATCATCCTGATCTCTCCTCGGGCTCCGGCGAAAAAGCCCTTGAGCTTAACCTGGCCTTCGAAGCCCTCAACCTCTCCAAAAATCCGGAATCCTTCCGCAGATGGCGCAAGGCCTATATCAAACGCCTCTCCCGCAGGAGCCTGAAAAATCAGCTTGAGGAAATGGCCCTGCGACTGGGACGGGCCTTTCGGGAGAGGGATCATCTGGAGGAGGCCTTCTGGGAAAACCTCCTGGTTCGTGCCCGGGAGGGACACCTGATTTCTCCTCCTCCCCGGAGGCTGCGAATCAAGGTGTTTGACCTCTCCCTCAAATATCGACTACCCTACCCCCTCTTCGGTCCAAAAGCTCCCTTCAAGGAATTCCTCTTCGATGGGGAGGGGAGGCTTTACATCAGGTTTTCCGGAAAACACACTCCCAGGAAGGTCTCCGGGCTCACGCTCGTGGGGTGTGTTCCGCGCGATCGGATTGAACCCTGGTTGCTCTTGGAAAAAACCCCCGGAGAGGAAGGCCTGATAGCCGAGGAATACCTGCGCGCCGAAACCTTCAGACGGGCCTGCCTGCCACACCTAAAACCCCATCTCCTCCGCGAAGGATACCTCTTTTCCTTCCGCAATGAGGATTATTCCCGACTCTATCTGGAGGGACTCATCCTCAATATCGAATCCCTGGAGAAAAATTCTCTCATAAATGTCAAAAAAGATCTAGACGCTTTACATTTTTGTAAGAAAAATTCGGGGTTTTCCGACGAAGAGGAGCTTCCGGCCTGCTAATTCCGGTCTGGCATGTCTCTTGTATGTAAATTTTACTCCGGAGAAGGAGGTGAACAATGAAGAAGATCGAAGCCATTATCAAGCCTTTTAAGCTGGAGGAGGTAAAGGAGGCTCTTACGGAGGTAGGGGTTCAGGGCATGACCGTAACCGAGGTAAAGGGTTTCGGCCGTCAAAGGGGGCACCAGGAAATTTATCGCGGGGCGGAGTATGTGGTGGACTTTTTACCCAA encodes:
- a CDS encoding P-II family nitrogen regulator, whose amino-acid sequence is MKKIEAIIKPFKLEEVKEALTEVGVQGMTVTEVKGFGRQRGHQEIYRGAEYVVDFLPKIKIEIVIPDEMVDRVVEAIIRSARTGKIGDGKIFIYSVEEAIRIRTGEKGEEAI
- a CDS encoding J domain-containing protein, yielding MRRNPFEILGLSPKIVKELDEENLFRLVRACYRALQQVHHPDLSSGSGEKALELNLAFEALNLSKNPESFRRWRKAYIKRLSRRSLKNQLEEMALRLGRAFRERDHLEEAFWENLLVRAREGHLISPPPRRLRIKVFDLSLKYRLPYPLFGPKAPFKEFLFDGEGRLYIRFSGKHTPRKVSGLTLVGCVPRDRIEPWLLLEKTPGEEGLIAEEYLRAETFRRACLPHLKPHLLREGYLFSFRNEDYSRLYLEGLILNIESLEKNSLINVKKDLDALHFCKKNSGFSDEEELPAC